The Novosphingobium terrae genome has a window encoding:
- a CDS encoding PadR family transcriptional regulator has protein sequence MMRMMMAGCGGDAEGLRARFGERFASRFGGFDGPDGEGFGRGFGGPFGGGFGGGGFGGGRGDGFGRGRRGKMFTGEELRLMLLALLVEKPEHGYQLKRLFAERSNDAYTPSPGVLYPLLSLLEDEEMIEHAEGGTGSKRQWVPTDAGRAEVETNKEAIEALFARLAKLGEANSRTDNAPVRRAVHNMKAALMERLSREGADSEIGFEIAKIIDEATQKIERL, from the coding sequence ATGATGCGTATGATGATGGCCGGCTGCGGCGGCGATGCCGAAGGCCTGCGCGCCCGCTTCGGCGAGCGCTTCGCCAGCCGTTTTGGCGGCTTTGATGGCCCCGATGGCGAAGGCTTCGGGCGCGGCTTTGGCGGCCCGTTCGGTGGCGGTTTCGGCGGCGGCGGCTTTGGTGGTGGCCGTGGCGATGGCTTCGGTCGTGGCCGTCGCGGCAAGATGTTCACCGGCGAGGAACTGCGGCTGATGCTGCTGGCCCTGCTGGTCGAAAAGCCCGAGCATGGCTACCAGCTCAAGCGCCTCTTCGCCGAGCGCAGCAATGACGCCTATACGCCCAGCCCGGGTGTGCTCTACCCGCTGCTCTCGCTGCTCGAAGACGAAGAGATGATCGAGCATGCCGAAGGCGGCACCGGCTCCAAGCGCCAATGGGTGCCCACGGACGCAGGCCGGGCCGAGGTCGAGACCAACAAGGAGGCCATCGAGGCGCTCTTCGCCCGTCTGGCCAAGCTGGGCGAGGCCAACAGCCGCACCGACAATGCTCCGGTGCGCCGCGCGGTCCATAACATGAAGGCTGCTCTGATGGAGCGCCTCAGCCGCGAAGGCGCTGACAGCGAGATCGGCTTCGAAATCGCCAAGATCATCGATGAGGCGACGCAGAAGATCGAAAGGCTCTGA
- a CDS encoding c-type cytochrome — MSLRSVVLGGLVSAALLSAMPAHAAGDAAAGAALVKARCQMCHVLNKGQKPTALAPNLNGVVGRKAGSTSDFALYSPALKGSNIVWTPAKLDTFLQAPGKLVPGTKMVISVADAKDRANIVAFLASNK; from the coding sequence ATGTCGCTGCGTTCGGTTGTTCTGGGTGGTCTGGTGTCTGCTGCCTTGCTGTCTGCCATGCCTGCCCATGCGGCGGGTGATGCTGCGGCGGGGGCGGCTCTGGTCAAGGCGCGGTGCCAGATGTGCCACGTGCTGAACAAGGGCCAGAAGCCCACCGCTCTGGCGCCCAACCTCAATGGCGTGGTGGGTCGCAAGGCGGGGTCGACCAGCGATTTCGCACTCTATTCGCCTGCGCTGAAGGGTTCGAACATCGTCTGGACGCCTGCCAAGCTGGATACTTTCCTTCAGGCGCCGGGCAAGCTGGTGCCGGGCACCAAGATGGTGATCAGCGTAGCCGATGCGAAGGACCGCGCCAACATCGTCGCCTTCCTCGCCAGCAATAAGTAA
- a CDS encoding energy transducer TonB — MSVKADPAPHDRSHWHGAGGWQARAGSAALAFVVQILVLAVLLLGLSPAARQAVRQNALAAFVVDDTPPPPPPSPTKAPLHAAPQAAALSGAAGAHAVPRPVIAPVPLIPLVHPPAPQVAASGAADTSGMRDAGAGTGAGATGTGGGNGASGAGQGGGGGSALVQISGSIDSAKDYPRSGRDARIGHSALIVFTVGTDGRAHDCRTRESSGDAESDAITCKLALERFRFRPATDFSGRPIEQLHGWRQSWFYGSATRP, encoded by the coding sequence ATGAGCGTGAAGGCCGATCCTGCCCCCCATGATCGGAGCCATTGGCATGGAGCCGGTGGCTGGCAGGCGCGTGCGGGCAGTGCGGCGCTGGCCTTTGTGGTGCAGATCTTGGTGCTGGCCGTGCTGCTTCTGGGCCTGAGCCCGGCGGCGCGGCAGGCCGTCAGGCAAAACGCCTTGGCGGCCTTTGTGGTGGACGACACACCGCCACCTCCGCCGCCATCCCCGACAAAGGCGCCGCTTCATGCCGCGCCCCAAGCCGCTGCTTTGAGCGGGGCCGCCGGTGCCCATGCCGTGCCCCGCCCGGTGATCGCGCCGGTTCCCCTTATTCCTTTGGTCCATCCGCCTGCGCCTCAGGTGGCGGCCTCTGGTGCTGCCGATACGTCAGGCATGCGCGATGCCGGGGCGGGCACGGGCGCTGGCGCCACCGGCACGGGCGGCGGCAATGGGGCCAGCGGCGCCGGGCAGGGCGGAGGCGGCGGATCGGCGCTGGTGCAGATATCGGGCAGCATCGATTCGGCGAAGGATTACCCCCGCTCCGGGCGTGACGCACGCATCGGCCATTCCGCGCTGATCGTCTTCACCGTGGGCACCGATGGGCGCGCGCATGATTGCCGCACCCGCGAAAGCTCGGGCGATGCCGAAAGTGATGCGATCACCTGCAAACTGGCGCTGGAGCGCTTCCGTTTTCGCCCCGCAACCGATTTCTCCGGCCGCCCGATCGAGCAATTGCATGGCTGGCGGCAATCATGGTTTTACGGTTCTGCCACTCGACCTTGA
- the acs gene encoding acetate--CoA ligase, translated as MVSTTYPVPADWAAHALISAESYADKYRQSIEEPEAFWRQETARLDWIKPWTQLNTSSFDEADFGIGWFTDGTLNVSANCLDRHLVERGEHTAIIWEGDDAAQTVRLTYAQLHAEVCRFANVLKKLGAKRGDRITIYLPMIPEAAIAMLACTRIGAIHSIVFAGFSPDALAGRILDCGSTLVITADGGNRGGRLVPLKDNVDKALEQCPDVSAVLVVDHAQNPVQIKEGRDVWWLDERDDVSADCPPEEMGAEDPLFILYTSGSTGKPKGVMHTTGGYLTWAAMTHEYVFDTRPDDIYWCAADVGWVTGHSYLVYGPLANGVTTVMFEGVPNYPDFSRFWQIVDRYQVTTFYGAPTALRALMREGDEWVKKTNRSSLRLLGSVGEPINPEAWEWYYHVVGEGRCPIVDTWWQTETGGQMITPFAGATPLKPGSASWPMFGVVPQIVDADGKVLEGATEGNLVLAQSWPGQMRSVWGDHDRFFQTYFTTYRGKYFTGDGCRRDEDGYYWITGRVDDVINVSGHRMGTAEVESALVAHTKVAEAAVVGMPHEIKGQGIYAYVTLNAGVEGDEATRKALITWVRQEIGPIATPDVIHFAPGLPKTRSGKIMRRILRKIAEGDTSSLGDISTLADPGVVDHLIKTKV; from the coding sequence ATCGTGTCCACCACCTACCCCGTGCCCGCCGATTGGGCGGCGCACGCCTTGATTTCGGCGGAAAGCTATGCCGACAAATACCGCCAGTCGATCGAGGAGCCCGAGGCGTTCTGGCGGCAGGAAACCGCCCGGCTGGACTGGATCAAGCCCTGGACGCAGCTCAACACCTCCAGCTTTGACGAGGCCGATTTCGGCATCGGCTGGTTCACAGATGGCACGCTGAACGTCTCGGCCAATTGCCTCGACCGCCATCTGGTCGAGCGGGGCGAGCATACCGCGATCATCTGGGAAGGCGACGATGCGGCCCAGACCGTCCGCCTGACCTACGCGCAGCTTCATGCCGAGGTCTGCCGCTTTGCCAATGTGCTGAAAAAGCTGGGCGCGAAGCGCGGCGATCGCATCACCATCTATCTGCCGATGATCCCCGAGGCAGCCATTGCCATGCTGGCCTGCACGCGCATCGGCGCCATCCATTCGATCGTCTTTGCGGGCTTCAGCCCCGATGCGCTGGCCGGGCGCATTCTCGATTGCGGTTCGACGCTGGTGATCACCGCCGATGGCGGCAACCGTGGCGGCAGACTGGTGCCGTTGAAGGACAATGTCGACAAGGCGCTGGAGCAGTGCCCGGATGTGTCCGCGGTGCTGGTGGTGGATCACGCGCAGAACCCGGTGCAGATCAAGGAAGGCCGCGATGTCTGGTGGCTGGACGAGCGCGACGACGTGTCCGCTGATTGCCCCCCGGAGGAAATGGGCGCGGAAGACCCGCTGTTTATTCTCTACACCAGCGGCTCGACCGGCAAGCCCAAGGGTGTGATGCACACCACCGGCGGCTATCTGACATGGGCCGCGATGACCCATGAGTATGTCTTCGATACCCGCCCCGACGATATCTACTGGTGCGCCGCCGATGTAGGCTGGGTGACGGGGCATTCCTACCTTGTGTACGGTCCGCTGGCCAATGGCGTCACCACGGTGATGTTCGAGGGCGTGCCCAACTACCCCGATTTCAGCCGCTTCTGGCAGATCGTGGACCGCTATCAGGTCACGACCTTCTACGGCGCCCCAACGGCCCTGCGCGCCCTGATGCGCGAAGGCGACGAATGGGTGAAAAAGACCAACCGTTCCAGCCTGCGCCTGCTGGGCAGCGTGGGCGAGCCGATCAACCCAGAAGCCTGGGAATGGTACTATCATGTGGTGGGTGAGGGCCGCTGCCCCATCGTCGACACCTGGTGGCAGACCGAAACCGGGGGCCAGATGATCACGCCTTTCGCGGGTGCGACGCCGCTCAAACCCGGCAGCGCCAGCTGGCCGATGTTCGGCGTGGTGCCCCAGATCGTCGACGCTGACGGCAAGGTGCTGGAGGGCGCCACCGAGGGCAATCTTGTCCTCGCGCAGAGCTGGCCGGGCCAGATGCGCAGCGTCTGGGGCGATCACGATCGCTTCTTCCAGACCTATTTCACCACCTATCGCGGCAAGTACTTCACCGGCGACGGCTGCCGCCGCGATGAGGACGGCTACTACTGGATCACGGGCCGCGTGGATGATGTGATCAACGTCTCCGGTCACCGCATGGGCACCGCCGAGGTGGAGAGCGCCCTTGTCGCACACACCAAGGTGGCCGAGGCAGCCGTGGTGGGCATGCCACATGAGATCAAGGGGCAGGGCATCTATGCCTATGTCACGCTGAACGCAGGCGTGGAGGGTGACGAAGCCACGCGCAAGGCGCTGATCACATGGGTGCGTCAGGAGATCGGGCCCATCGCGACGCCGGATGTAATCCACTTCGCGCCCGGTCTGCCCAAGACGCGCTCGGGCAAGATCATGCGGCGGATTTTGCGCAAGATCGCCGAGGGGGATACGTCCTCTTTGGGCGATATCTCGACCTTGGCCGATCCGGGCGTGGTGGATCATCTGATCAAGACCAAGGTTTGA
- a CDS encoding toxic anion resistance protein gives MASTPTQLDAPAITLTPPDPVPVVAPAQAAGLVPLSSEQTSKLDQKVDAFVADLVAQDSASPEFGKRVDQLTSMGRKEIAAAAGLSNRFLDRPVRAMDKDSGVGANLLALRKTVEDLDPGKSGIMGKPRKLLGIIPFGNSVKKYFDGYVSAQGHIKAVLDRLASGKDELLMDNAAIDVERGKLWEAMGSLEQMIHISKKLDEKIEDKANDLDATDPAKAKALRESALFYTRQRTQDLLTQMAVTVQGYLALDLVKKNNVELIKGVERASTTTVGALRTAVTVAQAMTNQRLVLGQITALNTTTANIIDSTSALLKDQTSKIHEQAASSTIPVETLQRAFQNIYDTMDTIDTFKLKALDSMKQTVNTLSSEVEKSRAYIARAQGTSQAQVAHDTPNLLSLEG, from the coding sequence ATGGCCTCCACGCCCACGCAACTCGATGCCCCCGCCATCACGCTGACACCGCCCGATCCGGTACCGGTGGTCGCGCCCGCTCAGGCCGCCGGGCTTGTGCCGCTGTCAAGCGAGCAGACCAGCAAGCTGGACCAGAAGGTCGATGCCTTTGTCGCCGATCTGGTGGCGCAGGATTCGGCCAGCCCGGAATTCGGCAAGCGTGTCGATCAGCTGACATCCATGGGCCGCAAGGAAATCGCGGCGGCGGCAGGGCTTTCCAACCGCTTCCTCGACCGGCCGGTGCGCGCCATGGACAAGGACAGCGGCGTGGGCGCCAATCTGCTGGCCCTGCGCAAGACGGTCGAGGATCTTGATCCCGGCAAGTCGGGCATCATGGGCAAGCCGCGCAAGCTGCTGGGGATCATCCCCTTCGGCAACAGCGTGAAGAAATATTTCGACGGCTATGTCTCGGCCCAAGGCCATATCAAGGCCGTGCTGGACAGGCTGGCCAGCGGCAAGGATGAGCTGCTGATGGACAATGCCGCCATCGATGTGGAGCGCGGCAAGCTGTGGGAGGCGATGGGCAGCCTCGAACAGATGATCCATATCTCCAAGAAGCTGGACGAGAAGATCGAGGACAAGGCGAATGACCTCGACGCCACCGATCCCGCCAAGGCCAAAGCCCTGCGCGAATCAGCGCTGTTCTACACCCGCCAGCGCACGCAGGATCTGCTGACGCAGATGGCGGTGACGGTGCAGGGCTATCTGGCGCTCGATCTAGTCAAGAAGAACAATGTCGAGCTGATCAAGGGTGTTGAGCGTGCCAGCACCACCACCGTGGGCGCGCTGCGCACCGCCGTCACCGTGGCGCAGGCCATGACCAACCAGCGGCTGGTGCTGGGGCAGATCACCGCGCTCAACACCACCACCGCCAACATCATCGATTCGACCAGCGCGCTGCTGAAAGATCAAACCAGCAAAATCCACGAGCAGGCCGCCAGCAGCACGATCCCGGTGGAAACGCTGCAGCGCGCCTTCCAGAACATCTATGACACGATGGACACGATCGACACCTTCAAGCTGAAGGCGCTCGATTCGATGAAGCAGACGGTCAACACGCTCTCGAGCGAGGTCGAGAAGTCGCGCGCCTATATCGCCCGCGCGCAGGGCACGAGCCAGGCGCAGGTGGCGCATGACACGCCCAACCTGCTCTCGCTGGAAGGCTGA
- a CDS encoding polysaccharide pyruvyl transferase family protein → MSKRPLLIVCDTLVNLGDLALLAQSVAAGRNQGRQVYVRQWAPPPPVIARQVEALGASIISGRNLLGLPRLASRCDAVIGGGQIVRSNVSLPSLIAMIWALALVRLGGGRVSGWGMGVGPVRGWLARFLWRLVFRPGERIAVRDALSLDHARRLFPARAVVQSADMAFLPGTLHRDLAAQDFGGQESERTTILIAPCIEASEGRSIDGEGFPTLLACVRQEMPKAPLVLACHDPRPEVDGGAADWLIAYYDLNDAHKLDDGQLATLCEAYRHAVLTITNRLHASIFTLLSGGALLVVDDGSDKMRALCRDFGIPSVRISGPPDASVIAKTVTAALNFDRKARKKAMLRIARRAQSNLLALGDHTVTQPLDRPGLISAQGRSTARQAP, encoded by the coding sequence TTGAGCAAACGCCCTCTGCTGATTGTGTGCGATACGCTGGTCAATCTTGGCGATCTGGCCCTGCTGGCCCAAAGCGTGGCGGCAGGGCGCAATCAGGGGCGGCAGGTTTACGTCCGCCAATGGGCGCCTCCACCGCCCGTCATTGCCCGGCAGGTGGAGGCGCTCGGGGCTTCGATCATCTCGGGCCGCAATCTGCTGGGCTTGCCAAGGCTGGCTTCCCGCTGCGATGCGGTGATCGGCGGCGGGCAGATTGTGCGCAGCAATGTCTCGCTCCCCAGCCTGATCGCCATGATCTGGGCCTTGGCGCTGGTGCGCCTGGGCGGTGGCAGGGTTTCGGGTTGGGGCATGGGTGTGGGGCCGGTGCGCGGATGGCTGGCGCGCTTTCTGTGGCGTCTGGTGTTTCGCCCCGGTGAGCGGATTGCCGTGCGCGATGCGCTCTCGCTTGATCACGCAAGGCGCCTGTTTCCCGCGCGCGCGGTGGTGCAAAGCGCCGATATGGCCTTTCTGCCGGGCACTCTGCATCGCGATCTCGCGGCGCAGGATTTCGGGGGACAGGAAAGCGAGCGGACCACCATCCTGATCGCCCCCTGCATCGAGGCAAGCGAGGGCCGCTCGATCGATGGCGAAGGCTTCCCCACCCTACTTGCCTGCGTACGGCAGGAAATGCCCAAGGCGCCGCTGGTGCTGGCCTGCCATGATCCCAGACCCGAAGTCGATGGCGGCGCCGCCGACTGGCTGATCGCCTATTACGACCTTAACGATGCCCACAAGCTGGATGACGGCCAGCTTGCAACCCTATGCGAAGCCTATCGCCATGCCGTGCTGACCATCACTAACCGCCTGCATGCCAGCATCTTCACCCTGCTGTCAGGCGGAGCCTTGCTGGTGGTGGATGACGGATCGGACAAGATGCGCGCGCTGTGCCGCGATTTCGGCATTCCATCTGTCCGCATCAGCGGCCCGCCCGATGCCTCAGTCATCGCCAAAACCGTGACAGCAGCGCTGAATTTCGACCGCAAGGCACGGAAAAAAGCCATGCTGCGCATCGCGCGGCGGGCTCAGAGCAATCTGCTGGCACTGGGCGATCATACCGTCACGCAGCCGCTCGACAGGCCGGGCCTGATCTCTGCGCAAGGTCGATCCACCGCCCGTCAAGCGCCCTGA
- a CDS encoding fatty acyl-AMP ligase, protein MTQDVLDRSETLQATPNGCALPRRLSDFGTFGEALDYAAKGTRGLNFHDPRGNLTRPYPFSELRQDALDVAYRLIARGVKKGDRIALVAETGAQFAALFCGTVYAGAWPVPLPLPTSFGGKDNYIDQLAVQLRSSDPSLFFYPPEIAAMGDAATAAHNEANGAACKGEGWDVLYAETPAKTALPEVTGEDICYLQYSSGSTRFPHGVAVTHASLLNNLAGHGEAMGLIESDRCISWLPWYHDMGLVGCFLSVIANQVSTDYLRTEDFARRPLAWLDMISRNKGTSISYSPTFGYDVCARRISSQSHVDERFDLHRWRLAGNGADMIRPDVMQGFVNAFAPAGFHASAFLPSYGLAEATLSVTIMPPGEGIRVELVEEERLSGTPRDLSRPARYRAIVNCGKPVKDMVVEIRDGAGRIQADHHIGKVWCKGPSVMHSYFRDPEATAACMVDGWLDTGDMGYSVDGYLFIVGRAKDMIIINGKNHWPQDIEWAVEQLPGFHQGDIAAFSLETETGEETAAVLVHCRVSDPDERLKLKNAVAEKVRAILGHPAVVELVPPRTLPRTSSGKLSRAKAKKLYLSGEIEPLQLAA, encoded by the coding sequence ATGACGCAAGACGTGCTTGATCGTAGTGAAACCCTTCAGGCCACCCCCAATGGCTGCGCCCTGCCGCGCCGCCTCTCCGATTTCGGCACGTTTGGCGAGGCGCTGGATTACGCCGCCAAGGGCACGCGCGGGCTGAACTTCCACGATCCGCGCGGCAATCTCACGCGCCCCTATCCCTTCAGCGAGCTGCGTCAGGACGCGCTGGATGTCGCCTATCGCCTGATCGCGCGCGGCGTGAAGAAGGGCGACCGTATCGCTCTGGTCGCCGAGACGGGCGCCCAGTTCGCGGCGCTGTTCTGCGGCACGGTCTATGCCGGTGCCTGGCCGGTGCCGCTGCCCCTGCCCACCAGCTTTGGCGGCAAGGACAATTATATCGACCAGCTGGCGGTGCAGCTGCGCAGCTCGGACCCGTCGCTGTTCTTCTATCCGCCCGAGATCGCGGCGATGGGCGATGCCGCCACGGCTGCTCACAATGAAGCCAATGGCGCCGCCTGCAAGGGCGAAGGCTGGGACGTGCTTTACGCCGAAACGCCCGCAAAGACCGCCCTGCCCGAGGTTACGGGCGAGGACATCTGCTATCTGCAATATTCCAGCGGCTCGACGCGCTTTCCCCATGGCGTGGCCGTCACCCATGCCTCGCTGCTCAACAATCTGGCGGGCCATGGCGAGGCGATGGGCCTGATCGAGAGCGACCGCTGCATCAGCTGGCTGCCCTGGTATCACGATATGGGTCTGGTCGGTTGCTTCCTCTCGGTGATCGCCAATCAGGTCTCGACCGATTATCTGCGCACCGAGGATTTCGCTCGCCGTCCCCTCGCCTGGCTGGACATGATCAGCCGCAACAAGGGCACCTCGATCAGCTATTCGCCCACCTTCGGCTATGACGTTTGCGCCCGCCGCATCTCCAGCCAGAGCCATGTGGATGAGCGTTTCGATCTGCACCGCTGGCGTCTGGCCGGCAATGGCGCCGACATGATCCGCCCGGACGTGATGCAGGGCTTCGTCAACGCCTTTGCCCCTGCCGGTTTCCACGCCAGCGCCTTCCTGCCCAGCTACGGTCTGGCCGAGGCGACGCTGTCGGTCACCATCATGCCGCCGGGCGAAGGCATCCGCGTCGAGCTGGTTGAGGAAGAGCGCCTGTCGGGCACGCCGCGCGATCTCTCGCGTCCGGCCCGCTACCGCGCCATCGTCAATTGCGGCAAGCCGGTGAAGGATATGGTCGTGGAGATCCGCGACGGCGCCGGCCGCATCCAGGCCGACCATCACATCGGCAAGGTGTGGTGCAAGGGCCCCAGCGTCATGCACTCCTACTTCCGCGATCCCGAAGCCACGGCGGCCTGCATGGTCGATGGCTGGCTGGACACCGGCGACATGGGCTACAGCGTGGACGGCTATCTGTTCATCGTGGGCCGCGCCAAGGACATGATCATCATCAACGGCAAGAACCACTGGCCGCAGGACATCGAATGGGCCGTGGAACAGCTGCCCGGCTTCCATCAGGGCGACATCGCCGCCTTCTCGCTTGAGACCGAAACCGGTGAGGAAACCGCCGCCGTGCTGGTCCATTGCCGCGTTTCCGATCCTGACGAGCGCCTGAAGCTGAAGAATGCCGTGGCCGAGAAGGTCCGCGCCATTCTGGGCCACCCGGCCGTGGTCGAGCTGGTGCCGCCGCGCACCCTGCCGCGCACCTCTTCGGGCAAGCTGAGCCGCGCCAAGGCCAAGAAGCTCTACCTTTCCGGCGAGATCGAGCCGTTGCAGCTGGCGGCATGA
- a CDS encoding regulatory protein RecX: protein MDSGEDLPSRPQYGRERKAPRPLTAIKLEEMALAYVARFATSVGKLEAYLARKLQERGWDGEGDGRTAIAAVIARFADLGYVDDAGFARMRSTSLLRRGYGARRIAQDLNAAGIGEAIRSDCTPDEGAARRAVLALARRKGLGPFTRGLGEGERLDPALREKQMASLLRAGHAMGVARALLALATREDAEEWAAEAGEAPSQGFWD, encoded by the coding sequence ATGGACAGCGGTGAGGATTTACCATCACGCCCCCAATATGGGCGAGAACGCAAGGCGCCGCGCCCTCTGACGGCCATAAAGCTGGAGGAGATGGCGCTGGCCTATGTGGCGCGTTTCGCCACCAGCGTGGGCAAATTGGAGGCCTATCTGGCCCGCAAGCTGCAGGAACGCGGCTGGGATGGGGAGGGCGACGGGCGCACGGCCATCGCTGCTGTCATCGCGCGTTTTGCCGATCTTGGTTACGTCGATGATGCGGGTTTTGCCCGAATGCGCTCCACCAGCCTGTTGCGCCGGGGCTATGGCGCAAGGCGCATCGCTCAGGATCTGAATGCGGCGGGTATCGGCGAGGCGATCCGCTCCGATTGCACCCCCGACGAAGGTGCGGCCCGGCGCGCGGTGCTGGCTCTGGCGCGGCGCAAGGGGCTGGGGCCTTTCACGCGCGGGCTGGGCGAAGGTGAAAGGCTCGATCCGGCGCTGCGTGAAAAGCAGATGGCCAGCCTGCTAAGGGCCGGGCACGCCATGGGTGTGGCGCGGGCTCTGCTGGCTTTGGCTACGCGTGAGGACGCCGAAGAATGGGCGGCGGAAGCCGGGGAAGCGCCGTCACAGGGCTTTTGGGATTGA
- a CDS encoding NADH:ubiquinone oxidoreductase subunit NDUFA12, producing the protein MLFTWWNGSTFGTWLNNKRHGEHVGTDFQGNKYYRSTKKIPAGANSPFAGRERRWVIYNGSNDSSRVPAEWHGWLHNSYDGVPESHLPPPRIWEVEYTPNATGTAKAHHPAGSLAAGGHRPAATGDYEAWSPDA; encoded by the coding sequence ATGCTCTTCACCTGGTGGAACGGTTCGACGTTCGGAACCTGGCTCAACAACAAGCGGCACGGTGAGCATGTCGGCACCGACTTTCAGGGCAACAAGTATTACCGCAGCACGAAGAAGATCCCCGCTGGCGCCAACAGCCCCTTCGCCGGGCGTGAGCGCCGCTGGGTGATCTACAACGGCAGCAATGATTCCAGCCGCGTGCCCGCCGAATGGCATGGCTGGCTGCACAATTCCTATGATGGCGTGCCAGAGAGCCATCTGCCCCCGCCGCGCATCTGGGAGGTGGAATACACCCCCAACGCCACCGGCACGGCCAAGGCGCATCACCCCGCCGGTTCGCTGGCCGCGGGCGGTCACCGTCCTGCCGCGACGGGCGATTACGAAGCCTGGTCGCCCGACGCCTGA
- the aat gene encoding leucyl/phenylalanyl-tRNA--protein transferase yields the protein MDDRQSPLIDPSLVMLAYRSGIFPMADRRDDPDIFWVEPKRRGILPLDGFRCSHSLARTLRRGKLQVTCNAAFTQVLAACAAPRMASASDSDESGGETWISHRIAGTYERLHALGFAHSVECWQLDNEGERQLVGGLYGVGFDRVFCGESMFSRVSEASKVALAWLVVALRMGGVELLDCQFITPHLASLGAIEISQKRYLTLLRHAQRGTEPHPELQLVGGASPPSASLPPGNTGGGVTTGALALPEAFGALAAALKSSGASSSPGNFIAQSLTQTS from the coding sequence ATGGACGATCGCCAAAGCCCTCTTATCGACCCATCTCTGGTGATGCTAGCCTATCGCAGCGGCATCTTCCCCATGGCCGACCGGCGTGACGATCCCGATATTTTCTGGGTGGAGCCCAAGCGGCGCGGCATCCTGCCGCTCGACGGGTTTCGCTGTTCGCATTCACTGGCGCGCACCTTGCGACGCGGAAAACTACAGGTCACCTGCAACGCGGCCTTCACGCAGGTGCTGGCCGCCTGCGCCGCGCCGCGCATGGCCTCCGCGAGCGATTCGGACGAATCGGGGGGCGAGACATGGATCAGCCACCGCATCGCAGGCACCTATGAAAGGCTGCATGCGCTAGGCTTTGCCCATTCCGTCGAGTGCTGGCAGCTGGATAACGAAGGCGAACGCCAGCTGGTCGGCGGCCTTTACGGCGTCGGTTTCGACCGGGTGTTCTGCGGGGAAAGCATGTTCTCGCGCGTCAGCGAGGCGTCGAAGGTAGCGCTGGCGTGGCTGGTGGTGGCGCTGCGCATGGGCGGCGTCGAACTGCTCGACTGCCAGTTCATCACGCCGCATCTGGCATCTCTGGGCGCGATCGAGATCAGCCAGAAGCGCTATCTCACCCTGCTGCGCCACGCCCAGCGCGGCACAGAACCCCATCCGGAGCTTCAGTTGGTGGGCGGAGCGTCGCCGCCATCGGCCTCATTGCCGCCCGGCAACACCGGCGGCGGCGTGACGACCGGCGCGCTGGCGCTGCCCGAAGCCTTCGGCGCCTTGGCAGCAGCCTTGAAATCCTCGGGCGCCTCTTCCTCGCCGGGGAACTTCATCGCGCAATCCTTGACCCAGACGTCATAG
- a CDS encoding phosphatase PAP2 family protein: protein MIDARRFVYISTTLCFLGTAILLKEAHLSLGFNHLPVNLPLLVAASFLPVAVYRSEGIAWLDRIVCGFECLGLFVTIVLIGATASYAMAALSSGWIDDSLIYGDQLIGLDWLGYWNLVQSHPLLNDILSTAYKSISASPSLIIAALAAAGHFDRLYRFLAAYLICLFLADISLVYFPATSAAAHYLPHNAPNMPLAGSSHIAVIEGLRIGTLKTVQVADMIGLITVPSFHAICCILYVWATWNLGKLRHVFLATNGAMLLSTPIHGGHYFSDIAIGIIVAVLAIMACKYFTISRMTSRRRKANKVPTPEGRPSFI, encoded by the coding sequence ATGATCGATGCCAGGCGCTTTGTCTACATCAGCACCACGCTCTGCTTTCTGGGCACCGCCATCTTGTTAAAAGAAGCCCATCTTTCGCTTGGCTTCAACCATCTTCCGGTCAACCTGCCATTGCTGGTGGCAGCATCTTTTCTTCCGGTGGCGGTTTATCGCTCAGAAGGCATTGCCTGGCTGGATCGCATTGTCTGCGGCTTTGAATGCCTGGGATTGTTCGTAACCATCGTTCTCATCGGTGCCACCGCCTCCTATGCCATGGCAGCGCTGAGTTCAGGCTGGATCGATGACAGCCTGATCTATGGAGATCAGCTCATCGGTTTAGACTGGCTAGGCTACTGGAACCTTGTCCAGAGCCATCCGCTGTTAAACGATATTCTTTCCACCGCTTATAAATCAATCAGCGCCAGCCCCAGCCTGATCATTGCCGCCCTTGCAGCGGCCGGGCATTTCGACCGACTTTACCGCTTCCTCGCCGCTTACCTGATCTGCCTGTTTCTTGCAGACATATCGCTGGTGTATTTTCCAGCCACTTCGGCTGCGGCGCATTATCTGCCTCATAATGCGCCAAACATGCCGCTGGCTGGCAGCAGCCATATCGCCGTGATCGAAGGTCTGCGAATCGGGACACTGAAGACTGTTCAAGTTGCCGACATGATCGGACTCATCACCGTGCCCAGCTTTCATGCCATATGCTGCATTCTGTATGTCTGGGCGACATGGAATCTGGGCAAGCTCCGCCATGTTTTTCTGGCTACGAATGGAGCGATGCTTCTCTCCACGCCGATCCATGGCGGACATTATTTCAGCGATATAGCGATCGGGATCATCGTCGCGGTTTTGGCCATCATGGCCTGCAAATATTTCACCATCTCACGGATGACATCTCGCCGACGCAAGGCAAACAAAGTCCCAACACCCGAGGGGCGGCCATCTTTCATCTGA